The segment GTTCTAATGTtagttatatttaaaattttagtttttaagctGTTGAGATTGATAATTTGTGTAATGTCCAGATTTATGCTACAATAAGGACAGGATCCATAGCAATTGCTGCCTCCACATTAGATTCTTTGCTTGATCTCATGGCTGGTGGGATACTCTGGTTCACTCACATATcgatgaaaaacataaatatctaCAAGTACCCTATTGGAAAATTAAGGATGCAGCCAGTGGGAATAATCATCTTTGCTGCTGTCATGGCCACACTTGGTAATTTTGTCGTGCCTACTCTTGTgttccattgattttttttttgtctaatgaTTGTAGAAGCAATGATTTATGCCAAGTAGAAAAGGGAAATCTAGACCACatattatattgataattttcttcttccatctatcacaaatccaaaatcaattGTTTGTTTAACTTTTCTTAATGCGCATAAAGTCTCGGTGGAATAAGAATTTTGGTAACGGTTCACTCCCATAGTCATGGAGTCGGTTAGTTGCTTTACAGTTGAACACTTTAGGGAAACAAAAGGTTTTCATCAATTTTGCTTCTTTGAGTGTGGTGTGGAATCGTAACACTCTTTCTTCACAGGTTTTCAGATATTGGTCCTAGCTGCTGAAGAATTAATTGAAGATGAAACACATAAGAAGATGTCTTCAAATCAACTGTTATGGCTTTACATAATCATGTTAACTGCTACTGTGGTGAAACTGGCCCTTTGGATTTACTGTAGAAGCTCAGGAAATAGTATAGTTCGTGCCTATGCAAAGGTTTTTGGCTCTACTCTCTAAATATTTAGCTTTCTATTATTGAGCTGTTAGTTATCACTTTCGTAACTTAAACCAATTTTCATGTCCAGGATCACTATTTTGATGTGGTGACGAATGTGGTAGGATTAGCTGCCGCTGTTCTTGGGGATAAATACTACTGGTGGATTGACCCTGCTGGTGCTATTCTTCTTGCTGTTTACACAATTACAAATTGGTCTGGAACTGTCATTGAAAATGCAGGTATCACTCTTCATTCCTGGTTATTTTGGAAGGAGCGGATGAAGTGATACACAGATAAGGTTATACCTGCCAACATTTTAAGATGGGCTTCTTGGTGCAGTTTCTCTTGTTGGGCAAACAGCTCCACCTGAAGTCTTGCAGAAATTGACATATCTTGTCACAAGGCACCCTCAAGTCAAGCGTGTAGACACAGTCCGTGCTTATACCTTTGGTGTTCTTTATTTTGTAGAGGTAAGCATGCCTGCTTAGTTTGTGATTAACTAGTGCTTGTTGAGCGAATTATCTTGTAACAaggacttgaaaataaaaataaataagtctgCACTGCATTTATAAGCACTAGTTAGCCCAATAAAATTCGATAGTCAATGAATCTTCCACTATTGACTATTCTGATTTGAACTCTGGAcactgaatttttttgtttgtctcGTCTCAATTTTCCTTATTCAAATCTTGGGAAGCCCGCAGTATTACGTGACTTTAGAACTAGCACTGCTTTCTGgtcatttttattaaatcagCAAACATTTCAACGGTCTTAATCCTATCATTGTAAAGTCTAAAGGTTTAACTGCTAATCAATTGTTCAAATGGGAAAATTTTCAAGTCTATTTTACATGCATGATTTAACATGTTGTCCTGCTGTTTAAGAATGGGCCAATTAGATTTTTCTCTCCTATTTCCCCCACTTGAAACAGGTTGACATTGAACTTCCAGAGGAACTGCCTCTAAAGGAAGCACATGCTATTGGAGAGACATTGCAGGACAAGATTGAAAAACTCCCGGAAGTTGAGCGGGCATTTGTTCATCTTGATTTCGAATGCGAACACAAACCAGAGCACTCTGTTCTCAGCAGGTTACCCAACAGTTAGCCttgatctatatataaatacatatatagaTAACATCATGTGTAAATTGCACACTGctgttgatttcatttgtgtCATTTACTGTTACATATTTGGGATCCAGTGTCATTTTCACTGTGAATCGGTTTAGTCTGAGAGCCCTGGTTTTGTATAAGGTGGTACTTGTAGTGTATTAAACAGAGCAACCATTTGTTTTCTTGCAAGGCAGCTAGGTTGATACATGAAAGTTATGCTGTTGTACATTTTTGGTCGGCATGCTTTGGCTGATGGTTGTGGCACTTTCATTGTGCCCTTTGATGCTTTCTGTTTTTTACTTTCTTCAAACAATACAAGCACAAACTTTGCTATGAAACTTGAAAGCCTACTTTCTTATAGAtacttttgtttgcttttgtCATTACCAAACTGTCTCTCTTGCTTAACATCTTAGCTAGTAATTGATGAGCACTTGTCAAAATTTAGATCTTTCTGTGTCAAAACAACGTAAACCACATGGACAGGGACCAGTATTCAAAGGCTTGATAgtctagatttgtttttttccttgtgataaaaaaaattgatgttggaCTATGGGTCCATGACCTCTTAACATGAACAAGAGCCAAGAGTTCTAGCATAAATAATTTACCAAGCAAAAGACGAACCTCTAATTATAGATGTTTCAGCTGGAACTGGAACCAGTCGTGTAGATCTAAATGGGAGGGGAATTCAGGTTCTGGCCCGAAAACACCATTGGTGAGTGAAGGAAAGAGAAGCAGGAGACAGAGTAGAAGGAATTCAGTGAGCTCACTGAGGACTGATTAACGATGAACCTAACTTGctgaaaagatttcttcaaatCAGTTATTGTGGTTATATGCAATTATGCAAACTGCAATAGCAGTAA is part of the Populus nigra chromosome 8, ddPopNigr1.1, whole genome shotgun sequence genome and harbors:
- the LOC133700687 gene encoding metal tolerance protein 4-like; its protein translation is MEDMNSGCLSPKEPLLNVNERWGPSGGNSCHSLRTGFLSRLPDKVRSVLDVESPSHFNASKTKGLSKDEREYYEKQFATLKSFQEVDALMTTDTIDEEDDEEQVQAEKAMKISNYANIVLLVFKIYATIRTGSIAIAASTLDSLLDLMAGGILWFTHISMKNINIYKYPIGKLRMQPVGIIIFAAVMATLGFQILVLAAEELIEDETHKKMSSNQLLWLYIIMLTATVVKLALWIYCRSSGNSIVRAYAKDHYFDVVTNVVGLAAAVLGDKYYWWIDPAGAILLAVYTITNWSGTVIENAVSLVGQTAPPEVLQKLTYLVTRHPQVKRVDTVRAYTFGVLYFVEVDIELPEELPLKEAHAIGETLQDKIEKLPEVERAFVHLDFECEHKPEHSVLSRLPNS